Proteins co-encoded in one Perca flavescens isolate YP-PL-M2 chromosome 11, PFLA_1.0, whole genome shotgun sequence genomic window:
- the si:ch211-184m13.4 gene encoding G-protein coupled receptor 183 isoform X1 produces the protein MTGEMAVENITLDSAENSPNQSSCDVFIYQRAAVVLFPIFYSVVFIISASGNSLVLFVICQRKQKFNSTSIYLVNLALSDTLFTLALPGRIIYYIRHFDWPFGDILCRLTTLLFFANTYAGIGFMTCISLDRYLAMVHPQRLQWLRSVRVVRRVSCLVWALVSLEVAPLMFRSMLREHQGKQTCMEYFNFDGSRFTPYLLLLACTISFCCPLIIIMGCYAKINLKLRTAAKQNSVTGRSRRNHRANTIILLILLTFIICFSPYHLNVMQFMSRKIHHQATCEELRAFKVSLQITVSLMNFNCCLDPVIYFFAIKTYKKRVLSLFKDYIYTSGASSKMTAENSSSNT, from the exons atgacaGGTGAGATGGCTGTTGAAAATATCACCCTGGACTCAGCCGAAAACTCTCCAAACCAGAGCAGCTGTGATGTGTTTATCTACCAAAGAGCTGCCGTAGTCCTCTTCCCAATTTTCTACTCTGTGGTTTTCATTATCAGTGCGAGTGGAAACAGCTTGGTACTCTTTGTGATCTGCCAGAGGAAACAGAAGTTTAACTCCACCTCAATCTATCTGGTCAACCTAGCACTATCTGATACCCTGTTCACACTGGCATTGCCTGGCAGAATTATTTACTACATCCGTCACTTTGACTGGCCCTTTGGTGACATTCTCTGCAGACTGACAACACTTCTCTTCTTCGCAAATACGTATGCAG GTATTGGCTTCATGACCTGTATCAGTCTGGATCGATACCTGGCCATGGTGCATCCACAAAGGCTGCAGTGGTTGCGGAGTGTGAGGGTGGTTCGCAGGGTCTCCTGCCTGGTCTGGGCTCTGGTATCCCTGGAGGTAGCTCCTCTGATGTTCCGCAGCATGCTGCGTGAGCACCAGGGAAAACAAACCTGTATGGAGTACTTTAACTTTGACGGCTCCCGCTTCACCCCTTATCTCCTGCTTCTGGCCTGTACCATCTCATTCTGCTGTCcgctcatcatcatcatgggcTGCTACGCCAAGATCAACCTGAAGCTGCGAACTGCAGCCAAGCAGAACTCCGTAACTGGTCGATCGAGGAGGAATCATAGGGCCAACACCATTattctcctcatcctcctcaccTTTATCATATGCTTTAGCCCTTACCACCTCAACGTTATGCAGTTTATGTCCAGAAAGATACACCACCAGGCAACCTGCGAGGAACTGAGAGCCTTTAAGGTGTCCTTACAG ATCACAGTTTCTCTAATGAACTTCAACTGCTGCTTGGACCCAGTCATCTACTTCTTTGCCATTAAGACCTACAAGAAGCGGGTGTTGAGCCTGTTTAAAGACTACATCTATACTTCCGGTGCCTCCTCCAAAATGACAGctgagaacagcagcagcaacacctGA
- the si:ch211-184m13.4 gene encoding G-protein coupled receptor 183 isoform X2, whose amino-acid sequence MAVENITLDSAENSPNQSSCDVFIYQRAAVVLFPIFYSVVFIISASGNSLVLFVICQRKQKFNSTSIYLVNLALSDTLFTLALPGRIIYYIRHFDWPFGDILCRLTTLLFFANTYAGIGFMTCISLDRYLAMVHPQRLQWLRSVRVVRRVSCLVWALVSLEVAPLMFRSMLREHQGKQTCMEYFNFDGSRFTPYLLLLACTISFCCPLIIIMGCYAKINLKLRTAAKQNSVTGRSRRNHRANTIILLILLTFIICFSPYHLNVMQFMSRKIHHQATCEELRAFKVSLQITVSLMNFNCCLDPVIYFFAIKTYKKRVLSLFKDYIYTSGASSKMTAENSSSNT is encoded by the exons ATGGCTGTTGAAAATATCACCCTGGACTCAGCCGAAAACTCTCCAAACCAGAGCAGCTGTGATGTGTTTATCTACCAAAGAGCTGCCGTAGTCCTCTTCCCAATTTTCTACTCTGTGGTTTTCATTATCAGTGCGAGTGGAAACAGCTTGGTACTCTTTGTGATCTGCCAGAGGAAACAGAAGTTTAACTCCACCTCAATCTATCTGGTCAACCTAGCACTATCTGATACCCTGTTCACACTGGCATTGCCTGGCAGAATTATTTACTACATCCGTCACTTTGACTGGCCCTTTGGTGACATTCTCTGCAGACTGACAACACTTCTCTTCTTCGCAAATACGTATGCAG GTATTGGCTTCATGACCTGTATCAGTCTGGATCGATACCTGGCCATGGTGCATCCACAAAGGCTGCAGTGGTTGCGGAGTGTGAGGGTGGTTCGCAGGGTCTCCTGCCTGGTCTGGGCTCTGGTATCCCTGGAGGTAGCTCCTCTGATGTTCCGCAGCATGCTGCGTGAGCACCAGGGAAAACAAACCTGTATGGAGTACTTTAACTTTGACGGCTCCCGCTTCACCCCTTATCTCCTGCTTCTGGCCTGTACCATCTCATTCTGCTGTCcgctcatcatcatcatgggcTGCTACGCCAAGATCAACCTGAAGCTGCGAACTGCAGCCAAGCAGAACTCCGTAACTGGTCGATCGAGGAGGAATCATAGGGCCAACACCATTattctcctcatcctcctcaccTTTATCATATGCTTTAGCCCTTACCACCTCAACGTTATGCAGTTTATGTCCAGAAAGATACACCACCAGGCAACCTGCGAGGAACTGAGAGCCTTTAAGGTGTCCTTACAG ATCACAGTTTCTCTAATGAACTTCAACTGCTGCTTGGACCCAGTCATCTACTTCTTTGCCATTAAGACCTACAAGAAGCGGGTGTTGAGCCTGTTTAAAGACTACATCTATACTTCCGGTGCCTCCTCCAAAATGACAGctgagaacagcagcagcaacacctGA